In Coccidioides posadasii str. Silveira chromosome 4, complete sequence, one genomic interval encodes:
- a CDS encoding uncharacterized protein (BUSCO:130930at4751~EggNog:ENOG410PG1D~COG:O~BUSCO:73at33183) gives MDGDPALDGLRGLYQDLSALSRNALPNVDRLVLELQATVGDFRKLLDKDPKKNESRQAVLSGKITLENLEYSLNDDFQQAVLQVADALDIDEIQAAAYYLQAQLDSVKLDRSPVMVAIIRFHERRAFLLECLRLILRESFEIEREDTRALMQDIVAMILEIQNGPLRNGSLYARKCMDSMGDIERWLVLLGEQIQKASIVGQAQASDVLEVIEYQRHSLGRQHESLGAILSYLFKGTFTSSEDFRKLLEKLKKNERFDMLLIHYIPALISAISQYGSSEGQGPLREARSLHLAITGNKESTSCALPKFHAAVVVLWLAEYAGWYFDSGPASPLQGINPGDELAALTQMFMAALEDGGLEFILLVCSGITSEEWVAPARNELVGLLLKDAASLTVEPDAPSPYFRDLLMEGLETFTESLIANMPDAIRQLRSEEDLQRLDQMTALREATNTSLHRGLVEPRMHLESLLVIIAFTFDHRDEAAQEFWADTDSNLYGFLQWVSKRQTVPRVSAFCEMLCSLSGGEENSASAHRFLLDEDASSSKFRRSASMNWDQMFAELQLYATRVTERPSAAQPSILRNRKPESVDIDEPESPVMLTCYLRLISHLCKENGQIRDWILQHPTANLSNTLLTLCAAPIPHHLRAAIFVTLRCLMIRRTAVHGNEMWALIDQWISGSGASPLSLTKLPALSSSPALNERHAFQRIMESFDQTNAFVELLTILVSPTVDLPGSHICLHFPESLGSSYRMPGIEPYIDFVMGQALANKSTVLDGKEARLLQWNCLSFAATCVESFNENLVSLVNQTTISANTTVGSVPLPTYLRLHPFSRVMEWMFNEDVLRALFSCSHQDIDDVANASSDSMLLCSLIRSIEVMNLILDHQATFFDIVRPFIRSFPQQGMSTMANASLASFEDSMMDNLSLISDLCLYCGTGHPQLTLVSLALLEKLSASRKLNRPTATFSQWQTSNQIVELLNTNVDADRIARSLAAQMASDIRELENGPEASGYLIKLGLVQLLDRCLKAIPNKPTVAHVLLGFRCVGSSLDVAPGSLFDNGLSLLHAISDFVRTYPDGNQGMITSWMVHLKRLAFQVLQYLWTSALSSPLILPQLRANRLLANILISQPVIGPDLLWDEFRITVPEFWFTESAVALSEFLVYRSIIFDYATTEIRAVFNKSSPSFQKDILSTLLGASVAEDGQTISHPSIFDLFDFADLDIDWAYAFPDLKFFRDVDVSLCTTPQQDGHPVLYDLPSVESLLQLAKDHLVSAGQVNAQEEDQISSERDKLLLFLRATNQSCQVRYNRLVALRSWVELVITVLITCDMEPARMVTLILHTLQAILPKLESSFAGNAAEAIELARLAETLVEKLDTVSTNSTEDVIDERLHHLFQACIRGIPNILEETVLRETFYHICSRYLTRITQRSTAKARFGPRAQQVIKSTGSGLVDTICDDAYSGDEGCRVSALILLNLLSVLDEQQSSSILVTLISQSNYLSMFLGVIRAMASEFRNTQAAQTAQLLLFYEALLSLLQQLSQTKMGAIRLLDAGLFQAVKESQIFAADPDIGLDIDNPDALRKYYDLLLSVLRVIVSTVFTRGLHNNQIVEQTRNFLSENRQSMVGIFKRYAKIGGLEGVGTQESLEELVKSYVALIAAVDFLEFEEEQSEQPAGRKLFS, from the exons ATGGACGGCGATCCGGCACTGGACGGCCTTCGGGGCCTTTACCAGGACCTTTCAGCTCTCTCAAGAAACGCCTTACCTAATGTGGATAGACTGGTGTTGGAGTTGCAGGCAACTGTTGGAGATTTTAGGAAGCTCCTAGATAAGGATCcgaaaaaaaatgaaagcCGTCAAGCTGTTCTCTCTG GGAAAATCACCCTTGAGAACTTAGAATACTCCCTCAATGATGATTTTCAGCAAGCCGTGTTACAAGTTGCGGATGCATTGGATATCGACGAGATACAAGCCGCTGCTTATTATTTACAAGCCCAATTGGATTCGGTAAAGCTTGACCGTTCTCCGGTAATGGTGGCAATAATCCGCTTCCACGAACGGCGCGCCTTTCTCCTCGAATGCCTTCGTCTTATCTTACGGGAGTCCTTCGAAATTGAAAGAGAAGACACTCGTGCACTTATGCAGGATATAGTTGCGATGATTCTTGAAATACAGAATGGCCCGCTGCGCAATGGCTCTCTATATGCTAGAAAGTGTATGGATTCAATGGGGGACATTGAAAGGTGGCTCGTCCTCCTCGGTGAGCAAATACAAAAGGCTTCAATCGTTGGGCAGGCACAGGCTTCGGACGTTTTAGAGGTGATCGAATATCAGCGTCACAGTCTCGGAAGGCAACATGAATCGTTAGGGGCAATTTTATCCTACCTTTTTAAAGGGACCTTCACGAGTTCGGAAGATTTCCGGAAGCTGCTTGAAAAGCTTAAGAAGAACGAAAGATTCGATATGCTTTTAATACACTATATTCCTGCCCTTATTTCTGCCATTTCACAGTATGGTTCTTCCGAAGGCCAAGGCCCGCTGCGAGAAGCCAGATCTTTGCACCTCGCCATCACCGGCAATAAAGAATCCACGAGCTGTGCGCTGCCGAAATTCCATGCCGCAGTTGTTGTACTTTGGCTAGCAGAATATGCTGGCTGGTACTTTGATAGTGGCCCGGCATCCCCACTTCAGGGAATCAATCCAGGCGATGAGCTCGCAGCTCTCACTCAAATGTTCATGGCCGCCCTTGAAGATGGGGGTCTAGAGTTCATCCTTTTAGTTTGTTCAGGCATTACCAGTGAAGAGTGGGTCGCTCCGGCAAGAAACGAACTGGTTGGCTTACTCCTAAAAGATGCTGCGAGTCTGACTGTTGAACCGGATGCTCCCTCGCCCTATTTTCGTGATCTTCTGATGGAGGGTTTGGAGACGTTCACAGAATCCTTGATAGCTAACATGCCGGATGCGATTCGCCAACTAAGATCAGAGGAAGATTTGCAACGGTTAGATCAAATGACAGCGCTCCGCGAAGCGACAAATACGTCTTTACACCGTGGTTTAGTCGAACCCCGGATGCATCTAGAGTCTCTGCTAGTAATCATTGCATTCACGTTTGACCATAGGGACGAGGCAGCTCAGGAATTTTGGGCAGACACTGACAGTAATCTCTATGGATTCCTTCAGTGGGTATCTAAGCGTCAAACTGTGCCTCGTGTCAGTGCTTTCTGTGAGATGCTGTGTTCGCTTTCTGGTGGTGAAGAGAATTCGGCTTCAGCACACAGATTCTTGCTCGATGAAGACGCCTCCTCCTCCAAATTCCGGCGGTCAGCCTCGATGAACTGGGATCAAATGTTTGCCGAATTACAATTATATGCCACCAGAGTTACCGAGCGGCCATCAGCGGCTCAGCCGTCAATCCTTCGCAACCGAAAACCCGAGTCAGTGGACATTGACGAACCAGAAAGCCCAGTCATGCTTACTTGTTACCTGCGACTCATCAGCCACCTTTGCAAAGAAAACGGGCAAATACGCGATTGGATCTTGCAGCATCCGACCGCTAACCTTTCGAATACGCTCCTCACCCTTTGTGCAGCACCGATTCCCCATCATTTAAGGGCTGCTATTTTTGTGACTCTGCGTTGCCTGATGATACGGCGAACAGCAGTTCATGGAAATGAGATGTGGGCCTTGATTGATCAGTGGATTTCTGGCTCCGGGGCGTCCCCCTTATCACTCACAAAGTTGCCAGCTTTATCAAGCTCCCCCGCCCTAAACGAACGGCATGCTTTTCAAAGAATCATGGAAAGCTTTGACCAAACCAATGCCTTTGTCGAACTTTTGACGATTTTAGTGTCTCCTACTGTTGATCTACCAGGTTCACACATATGCCTCCACTTCCCTGAATCGCTAGGTTCGTCATACCGAATGCCTGGAATCGAGCCGTACATCGACTTTGTCATGGGACAAGCCCTTGCTAATAAATCAACGGTTCTCGACGGGAAGGAGGCGCGACTTCTGCAATGGAACTGCCTAAGCTTCGCCGCCACCTGCGTAGAATCATTCAATGAAAACCTCGTATCTCTTGTGAACCAAACTACCATCTCCGCCAATACGACCGTTGGAAGCGTTCCCTTGCCGACATATCTCCGTTTGCATCCTTTCTCTCGAGTTATGGAATGGATGTTTAATGAAGATGTCTTAAGAGCACTTTTCTCTTGCTCTCATCAAGATATCGATGATGTGGCAAATGCTTCATCGGACTCTATGTTACTTTGTTCGCTGATCCGCAGCATCGAGGTGATGAACTTGATATTGGATCACCAAGCCACATTCTTCGATATTGTGCGCCCTTTTATCAGAAGCTTTCCGCAGCAAGGGATGTCAACCATGGCAAATGCCTCTCTTGCCTCGTTCGAAGACAGCATGATGGATAATCTGAGCCTCATATCTGATTTATGCCTATATTGCGGAACCGGTCACCCGCAACTAACTCTTGTCTCTCTAGCACTTCTGGAGAAGCTGTCGGCGTCTCGCAAACTCAACAGGCCAACCGCTACATTCTCACAATGGCAGACTTCCAACCAAATTGTGGAACTATTAAATACAAACGTTGATGCCGATCGTATAGCGCGTTCGTTAGCGGCACAAATGGCTTCCGATATTCGGGAGTTGGAGAATGGTCCAGAGGCTTCTGGGTATCTTATTAAGCTCGGATTAGTTCAACTACTCGATAGATGCCTCAAGGCTATCCCAAACAAGCCTACGGTAGCTCATGTCCTTCTTGGATTTAGATGTGTTGGAAGTTCCCTTGATGTGGCACCAGGTAGCCTTTTTGACAACGGCCTTTCATTGCTACATGCTATCAGTGATTTTGTCAGGACCTATCCGGATGGCAATCAAGGCATGATAACATCATGGATGGTGCATTTAAAGCGATTGGCATTCCAGGTACTGCAATATCTTTGGACTTCGGCGCTCTCTTCGCCACTTATCCTGCCTCAACTTCGTGCAAATCGGCTGCTCGCAAACATTCTCATATCTCAACCCGTAATCGGCCCTGACTTGCTTTGGGATGAGTTCCGAATAACGGTGCCCGAATTCTGGTTTACAGAATCTGCCGTGGCACTTTCGGAGTTCCTTGTCTATCGCAGCATTATCTTTGACTATGCAACAACCGAAATAAGAGCTGTGTTTAATAAAAGCTCTCCTTCCTTCCAGAAAGATATTTTATCAACGTTGCTTGGCGCTTCAGTAGCTGAAGATGGGCAAACAATCTCCCACCCTTCAATTTTTGATTTGTTTGACTTTGCGGACCTGGACATCGATTGGGCATACGCTTTCCCTGATCTAAAATTTTTTAGGGATGTGGACGTGAGTTTATGCACCACGCCTCAGCAAGATGGCCATCCAGTTTTATATGATCTCCCAAGCGTGGAATCCCTTCTCCAGCTTGCAAAAGACCATCTTGTTAGTGCTGGCCAAGTCAACGCTCaggaagaagatcaaatctCGTCGGAACGCGATAAgcttctcctcttcctccgtGCTACgaatcaaagctgccaagTCCGCTATAATCGTCTCGTCGCTTTAAGATCTTGGGTGGAGCTGGTTATCACCGTTTTGATTACTTGTGACATGGAACCTGCTCGTATGGTGACACTTATCTTACACACTCTTCAGGCCATTCTTCCCAAACTTGAGAGTTCTTTTGCTGGGAACGCAGCAGAAGCTATTGAATTAGCTCGTCTGGCGGAAACTCTGGTTGAAAAGCTAGACACCGTTTCGACAAACAGCACTGAAGATGTCATAGATGAGCGCCTACATCACCTTTTCCAGGCTTGTATTCGTGGCATCCCCAACATATTAGAAGAGACGGTCTTGAGGGAAACTTTTTATCACATTTGCTCCAGATATCTTACACGAATTACTCAGAGAAGTACGGCCAAAGCTCGTTTCGGACCCCGGGCCCAGCAAGTTATCAAATCAACAGGTTCGGGCCTAGTCGATACTATTTGCGACGACGCCTATTCCGGTGATGAAGGTTGTAGAGTGTCGGCCCTGATATTACTGAATCTTCTTTCTGTTCTCGATGAACAGCAGTCATCTTCTATTCTCGTGACCTTGATCTCTCAGTCTAATTATCTTTCTATGTTCCTTGGTGTCATCAGAGCCATGGCGTCAGAATTCCGAAACACCCAAGCTGCAC AGACGGCCCAATTGCTACTATTTTACGAAGCTCTATTGTCACTCCTCCAACAACTGTCGCAAACGAAAATGGGTGCTATTCGCCTTCTTGATGCAGGTCTATTTCAAGCAGTCAAGGAATCCCAGATTTTTGCGGCTGACCCCGATATCGGTTTAG ACATCGATAATCCCGATGCTCTCCGTAAATATTATGACCTCCTTCTATCTGTGCTTCGAGTCATTGTCTCTACCGTTTTCACACGGGGCTTACACAACAATCAGATTGTCGAGCAAACTAGAAATTTCCTGTCTGAAAACCGGCAGAGTATGGTTGGAATTTTCAAACGCTATGCTAAAATTGGAGGGCTTGAAGGTGTCGGAACACAGGAGTCTCTAGAAGAGCTTGTCAAATCATACGTTGCATTGATTGCCGCTGTTGACTTCCTTGAG TTTGAGGAGGAGCAATCGGAGCAGCCAGCTGGACGAAAGTTATTCTCATGA